One window of Microbacterium sp. Root61 genomic DNA carries:
- a CDS encoding preprotein translocase subunit YajC, whose protein sequence is MNIADFFANYGLIILLVVLLVFMFWSSRRRMAKQKTEQEAKARQTIPGAEVLLQGGLYGTIVEFDPENLDQPAVVEIAPGVDIKVHSQAILRVVTPTVETEDEFTGTDAPAIESIDEAEHEVTKVDESLEQSTDPDAEPGSKPQA, encoded by the coding sequence ATGAATATCGCGGACTTCTTCGCAAACTACGGCCTGATCATCCTGCTGGTCGTCCTCCTCGTCTTCATGTTCTGGAGCTCGCGCCGCCGCATGGCCAAGCAGAAGACCGAGCAGGAGGCCAAGGCCCGTCAGACCATCCCCGGCGCCGAAGTCCTGCTCCAGGGTGGGCTCTACGGCACGATCGTCGAGTTCGACCCCGAGAACCTCGACCAGCCCGCCGTTGTCGAGATCGCCCCGGGCGTCGACATCAAGGTCCACAGCCAGGCCATCCTGCGCGTCGTGACCCCCACGGTCGAGACCGAGGACGAGTTCACCGGCACAGACGCTCCCGCCATCGAGTCGATCGATGAGGCCGAGCACGAAGTCACCAAGGTCGACGAGAGCCTCGAGCAGTCGACCGATCCCGACGCCGAGCCCGGCAGCAAGCCCCAAGCCTGA
- the secF gene encoding protein translocase subunit SecF: MRSMSQLGNDLYSGKTSFPFVGRRRLWFILAAVLVLASVLVPLVRPVQFSIEFTGGSQFTVSGLSNPDQSQATDAVHSVVPGVATKVTTIGSSAVRVQTDQMSPEETQLVTAALADAYKVDTSEVTASFIGPSWGADVTRQSLWGLAIFLALTFIILGLYFRTWKMSAAAIVGVIDVLIITIGVYALAGFEISPAAVIGFLTILSYSLYDTTVVFDKIRENTHEDGEVSGRTFGESVNLAVNQTLIRSINTTVVAILPVGAILFIGAFAFGAQTLSDISLSIFVGIIVAAYSTLFVAAPLYSFLRESEPDLKVRDERVLAARVRAGVPA; this comes from the coding sequence ATGCGCTCCATGAGTCAACTCGGAAACGACCTCTACTCGGGCAAGACATCCTTCCCGTTCGTCGGTCGCCGCCGCCTGTGGTTCATCCTGGCCGCAGTGCTGGTGCTGGCTTCGGTGCTGGTGCCGCTCGTGCGCCCCGTGCAGTTCTCGATCGAGTTCACGGGCGGATCGCAGTTCACGGTCTCGGGGCTCAGCAACCCCGACCAGTCGCAGGCGACGGATGCCGTGCATTCGGTCGTCCCGGGCGTGGCAACGAAGGTCACCACCATCGGCAGCAGCGCGGTGCGCGTGCAGACCGATCAGATGAGCCCCGAAGAGACCCAGCTGGTCACCGCGGCACTCGCCGACGCGTACAAGGTGGATACGAGCGAGGTGACGGCGTCCTTCATCGGCCCCAGCTGGGGTGCCGACGTCACGCGCCAATCGCTGTGGGGACTGGCGATCTTCCTCGCCCTGACCTTCATCATCCTCGGGCTGTACTTCCGCACCTGGAAGATGTCCGCGGCGGCCATCGTCGGCGTCATCGACGTGCTGATCATCACGATCGGCGTCTACGCTCTCGCCGGCTTCGAGATCTCTCCGGCCGCCGTCATCGGCTTCCTGACGATCTTGTCGTACTCGCTCTATGACACCACCGTCGTCTTCGACAAGATTCGAGAGAATACCCACGAAGACGGCGAAGTGTCGGGCCGAACATTCGGAGAGTCGGTCAACCTCGCCGTCAACCAGACGTTGATCCGGTCTATCAACACGACGGTCGTGGCGATCCTGCCGGTCGGTGCGATCCTCTTCATCGGTGCGTTCGCCTTCGGCGCCCAGACCCTCAGTGACATCTCGCTGTCGATCTTCGTCGGAATCATCGTCGCCGCGTACTCGACGCTGTTCGTCGCCGCACCGTTGTACTCGTTCCTTCGGGAGAGCGAGCCCGACCTCAAGGTGCGCGATGAGCGGGTGCTGGCTGCCCGCGTCCGCGCCGGCGTCCCCGCCTGA
- a CDS encoding YebC/PmpR family DNA-binding transcriptional regulator, producing the protein MSGHSKWATTKHKKAIIDSRRAKSFAKLIKNIEVAAKMGGADLSGNPTLVDAIQKAKKTSVPIDNINRAVKRGAGLTGESVDYATIMYEGYGPNGVALLIECLTDNKNRAAAEVRTTMSRNGGTMGDPGSVAYNFHRKGVIVVGEGVSEDDVMLAVLDAGGEEILPHAQGFEVITDPSDLVTVRTALQEAGIDYESADVEFVPSLKVEVDADTARKVFRLIDALEDSDDVQNVYSNFDLTADVQAELENDE; encoded by the coding sequence ATGTCCGGCCACTCCAAGTGGGCGACGACCAAGCACAAGAAAGCGATCATCGATTCGCGACGTGCCAAGTCGTTCGCCAAGCTCATCAAGAACATCGAAGTCGCCGCCAAGATGGGCGGTGCTGATCTCTCGGGTAACCCGACGCTGGTCGACGCCATCCAGAAGGCGAAGAAGACGTCGGTCCCCATCGACAACATCAACCGCGCCGTCAAGCGCGGCGCCGGGCTCACGGGTGAGTCCGTCGATTACGCGACGATCATGTACGAGGGTTACGGCCCCAACGGCGTCGCGCTGCTCATCGAGTGCCTCACGGACAACAAGAACCGCGCGGCCGCCGAGGTCCGCACGACGATGTCCCGCAACGGCGGCACGATGGGCGACCCGGGCAGCGTGGCGTACAACTTCCACCGCAAGGGCGTCATCGTCGTCGGCGAAGGCGTGAGCGAGGACGACGTCATGCTCGCGGTGCTCGACGCCGGCGGGGAGGAGATCCTGCCCCACGCGCAGGGGTTCGAGGTCATCACCGACCCGAGCGACCTCGTCACGGTGCGCACTGCGCTGCAGGAGGCGGGCATCGACTACGAGTCCGCCGACGTGGAGTTCGTGCCGAGCCTGAAGGTGGAGGTCGACGCCGACACCGCGCGGAAGGTCTTCCGCCTCATCGACGCGCTCGAGGACAGCGACGACGTGCAGAACGTCTACAGCAACTTCGACCTCACCGCCGATGTGCAGGCCGAGCTCGAGAACGACGAATAG
- the ruvB gene encoding Holliday junction branch migration DNA helicase RuvB: MDDLREVDEPVDETELAIEGALRPSSLAEFVGQQKVRGQLQLLLDAARIQQRSPDHILLSGPPGLGKTTLAMIVAHESGRPLRLSSGPAIQHAGDLAALLSSLTPGEVLFIDEVHRMARSAEEMLYLAMEDFRIDIMVGKGAGATSIPLELAPFTLVGATTRSGLLPNPLRDRFGFTAHLEYYDPAELELVIQRSAGMLGVDLPRAARSEIARRSRGTPRIANRLLRRVRDYVIVHSSGLGNTVAVSTVDAALDLYDVDSIGLDRLDKAVLELLVRRFRGGPVGLNTLAVAVGEEPETIESVVEPYLVRIGFMGRTPRGRIAMPEAYAHLGVAHPENALRLDDL; this comes from the coding sequence GTGGATGACCTGCGCGAAGTCGACGAACCCGTCGATGAGACCGAACTCGCGATCGAAGGCGCGCTGCGGCCGAGTTCGCTGGCAGAGTTCGTCGGGCAGCAGAAGGTGCGTGGGCAGCTGCAGCTGCTCCTGGACGCCGCCCGCATCCAGCAGCGCTCGCCCGACCACATCCTGCTGTCGGGCCCTCCAGGGCTCGGCAAGACCACCTTGGCGATGATCGTGGCGCACGAGAGCGGGCGCCCGCTGCGGCTGAGCAGCGGGCCCGCTATCCAGCACGCCGGAGATCTGGCCGCGCTGCTGTCGAGCCTGACGCCGGGGGAGGTGCTCTTCATCGACGAGGTGCACCGGATGGCGCGCTCGGCCGAGGAGATGCTGTACCTCGCCATGGAGGACTTCCGCATCGACATCATGGTCGGCAAGGGGGCCGGCGCCACCAGCATCCCGCTGGAGCTCGCGCCGTTCACGCTGGTGGGCGCCACGACCCGCTCCGGGCTGCTGCCGAACCCGCTGCGCGACCGCTTCGGGTTCACCGCCCACCTGGAGTACTACGACCCCGCCGAACTCGAACTCGTCATCCAGCGCTCCGCCGGCATGCTCGGGGTGGATCTGCCCCGAGCCGCGCGCTCCGAGATCGCCCGTCGGTCGCGGGGGACACCGCGTATCGCGAACCGACTGCTGCGCCGGGTCCGCGACTATGTCATCGTGCATTCGAGCGGTCTCGGCAATACCGTCGCCGTCTCGACCGTGGATGCGGCCCTCGACCTCTACGACGTCGACTCCATCGGGCTGGATCGCCTGGACAAGGCCGTCCTCGAACTGCTCGTGCGCCGCTTCCGCGGCGGACCCGTCGGACTCAACACCCTCGCGGTGGCGGTCGGCGAAGAGCCCGAGACCATCGAGTCCGTGGTCGAGCCGTACCTCGTTCGGATCGGATTCATGGGACGCACGCCGCGCGGCCGGATCGCGATGCCCGAGGCGTACGCGCACCTGGGTGTGGCACACCCAGAGAATGCGCTCCGACTCGATGACCTATAA
- the ruvC gene encoding crossover junction endodeoxyribonuclease RuvC, with product MTTPRDGRLRVLGIDPGLTRCGVGVVDVTRDRSASLVHVGVIRSSPDAPIEQRLAILAAGIREVIAAHRPDIVAVERVFAQQNLHSVMGTAQASGVALLVAGENGLPTATHTPSEVKAAITGYGSADKRQVQTMIARILRLDALPQPADAADALAIAVCHAWRGGPRTPATAGALTPAQRAWADAERATRR from the coding sequence GTGACCACCCCTCGTGACGGACGACTGCGCGTGCTCGGCATCGACCCGGGCCTGACGCGGTGCGGTGTCGGTGTGGTCGACGTGACGCGGGATCGATCCGCTTCGCTGGTGCACGTCGGGGTCATCCGATCCAGCCCCGACGCTCCCATCGAGCAGCGGCTCGCGATCCTGGCCGCGGGAATCCGCGAGGTGATCGCGGCGCACCGCCCCGACATCGTGGCGGTCGAGCGTGTCTTCGCCCAGCAGAACCTCCACTCCGTCATGGGTACCGCGCAGGCCAGCGGAGTGGCCCTACTCGTCGCGGGTGAGAACGGGCTGCCGACGGCCACGCACACTCCGAGCGAGGTGAAGGCCGCGATCACCGGCTACGGCTCGGCCGACAAGCGCCAGGTGCAGACGATGATCGCCCGCATCCTGCGCCTGGACGCCCTGCCGCAGCCCGCGGATGCCGCGGATGCTCTCGCCATCGCCGTCTGCCACGCGTGGCGTGGTGGTCCGCGCACCCCGGCGACCGCCGGCGCGCTGACCCCCGCGCAGCGCGCGTGGGCCGATGCCGAACGCGCCACGCGACGTTGA
- the pdxT gene encoding pyridoxal 5'-phosphate synthase glutaminase subunit PdxT yields MATRPRVGVLALQGDVREHARVLTALGADVQLVRRPEELRSVQGLVLPGGESSVIDKLARAFGMREPVRAAIAAGMPVYGTCAGLILLADEITDGIEGQETFGGLDITVRRNAFGSQVDSFETDLDVPLLGAPAVHAVFIRAPLVERVGPDVESIASLADGRVVAVQSGVLLGTAFHPEVTGEHRFHERFLDTVRAA; encoded by the coding sequence ATGGCGACACGGCCGCGCGTCGGCGTCCTCGCGCTGCAGGGCGACGTGCGCGAGCACGCCCGAGTCCTGACGGCCCTGGGCGCCGACGTGCAGCTGGTGCGCCGCCCCGAGGAGCTCAGGTCCGTGCAGGGCCTCGTGCTCCCGGGCGGCGAGTCCAGCGTCATCGACAAGCTCGCGCGCGCCTTCGGCATGCGCGAGCCCGTGCGTGCCGCGATCGCCGCGGGGATGCCGGTGTACGGGACGTGCGCCGGCCTGATCCTGCTGGCGGACGAGATCACCGACGGCATCGAGGGGCAGGAGACGTTCGGCGGCCTCGATATCACGGTGCGCCGCAACGCGTTCGGCAGCCAGGTGGACTCGTTCGAGACGGACCTCGATGTTCCCCTGCTCGGCGCACCCGCCGTGCATGCCGTGTTCATCCGGGCGCCGCTCGTGGAGCGCGTCGGGCCGGATGTGGAGAGCATCGCCTCGCTCGCCGACGGGCGCGTCGTCGCCGTGCAGAGCGGTGTTCTGTTGGGAACCGCGTTCCACCCCGAGGTCACGGGGGAGCACCGATTCCACGAACGCTTCCTCGACACGGTCCGCGCGGCCTGA
- the pdxS gene encoding pyridoxal 5'-phosphate synthase lyase subunit PdxS, with protein sequence MSSVDTGTGRVKRGLAEMLKGGVIMDVVTVEQAKIAEDAGAVAVMALERVPADIRAQGGVSRMSDPDMIDGIIAAVSIPVMAKARIGHFVEAQVLQELGVDYIDESEVLSPADYVNHIDKWGFTVPFVCGATNLGEALRRINEGAAMIRSKGEAGTGDVSEATKHIRKIHSEINVLRSMTKDELYVAAKELQAPYDLVAEIAETGKLPVVLFVAGGVATPADAAMMMQLGADGVFVGSGIFKSGNPAERAAAIVKATTFYDDAKVIADVSRGLGEAMVGINVSDLPAPHRLSERGW encoded by the coding sequence ATGAGCAGCGTCGACACGGGAACCGGTCGCGTCAAGCGCGGCCTCGCCGAGATGCTCAAGGGCGGCGTCATCATGGACGTCGTCACCGTCGAGCAGGCCAAGATCGCAGAGGATGCCGGCGCGGTCGCCGTCATGGCCCTTGAGCGCGTGCCGGCCGACATCCGTGCACAGGGCGGCGTGTCGCGTATGAGCGACCCCGACATGATCGACGGCATCATCGCGGCGGTCTCGATCCCGGTCATGGCCAAGGCGCGCATCGGGCACTTCGTCGAGGCGCAGGTGCTGCAGGAGCTCGGCGTCGACTACATCGACGAGTCCGAGGTTCTGTCGCCGGCCGACTACGTCAACCACATCGACAAGTGGGGCTTCACGGTGCCGTTCGTCTGCGGTGCCACGAACCTGGGTGAGGCCCTGCGTCGCATCAACGAGGGTGCGGCGATGATCCGCTCCAAGGGCGAGGCCGGCACCGGCGACGTCTCCGAGGCGACCAAGCACATCCGCAAGATCCACAGCGAGATCAACGTGCTGCGCTCCATGACCAAGGACGAGCTGTACGTCGCGGCCAAGGAGCTGCAGGCGCCGTACGACCTCGTCGCCGAGATCGCCGAGACCGGCAAGCTCCCGGTCGTGCTGTTCGTCGCGGGCGGCGTGGCCACCCCGGCCGACGCAGCCATGATGATGCAGCTGGGCGCCGACGGCGTCTTCGTCGGCTCGGGCATCTTCAAGTCGGGCAACCCTGCCGAGCGTGCGGCGGCCATCGTCAAGGCGACCACGTTCTACGACGACGCCAAGGTCATCGCGGACGTCTCGCGCGGCCTCGGCGAGGCCATGGTCGGCATCAACGTGTCCGACCTGCCCGCGCCGCACCGCCTCTCCGAGCGCGGCTGGTAG
- the secD gene encoding protein translocase subunit SecD, with product MATSTPVRHAWRALTGLLVITALMFGINALGVYVFKQSSWSPELALDLQGGTQIILQAQTTDGADPTTEQMNQAVTIIRQRVDASGVGEADVTTEGGKNIVVQIPGEADEETRQRIQASAQLQLRAVLFTGQPVTSYVGEDGKETPFPTPDPSLLATPTASPTSGSDMSWITPKLQAEFLAYDCNDPANDPASAPKDEPLITCDANNQAKYILGPVELDGSSISDATFGLQSNNGQWAVNLKFDDEGTKTFGDISQRLYGATAPLNQFAFVLDGLVLSAPSMNAIILDGNPSITGSFTQESSKTLADQLKYGALPLSFEVVSSDTISATLGSQQLQIGLITGLIGLVLVAIYSLITYRALGFVIIASLVVMGVLTYLALCILAWRMGFRLSLAGVAGLIVSIGFTADSFIVYFERIRDELRDGKSITGAVEDGWGRAKRTIYISKSINILAAVVLYILADSTVKGFAFTLGLTTVIDVLIFILFTHPVMQLLARTKFFGSGHPLSGLDPEALGAVYRGRAQFRAPAVAAAKGPQGRKTARSRGEAERRQTIAERKAAELTSASKTDASQPGTRKEGDD from the coding sequence TTGGCGACTTCCACTCCCGTCCGTCATGCCTGGCGCGCGCTGACCGGCCTTCTGGTCATCACCGCCCTCATGTTCGGCATCAACGCCCTCGGCGTCTACGTGTTCAAGCAGAGCTCGTGGAGCCCTGAGCTCGCGTTGGATCTGCAGGGCGGTACGCAGATCATCCTGCAGGCGCAGACGACCGATGGCGCCGACCCGACCACCGAGCAGATGAATCAGGCCGTGACGATCATCCGTCAGCGCGTCGATGCCTCCGGTGTCGGCGAGGCGGATGTCACTACCGAGGGCGGCAAGAACATCGTCGTCCAGATTCCGGGCGAGGCGGACGAGGAGACGCGCCAGCGGATCCAGGCATCCGCTCAGCTGCAGCTGCGCGCGGTGCTGTTCACGGGTCAGCCGGTCACCAGCTACGTGGGTGAGGACGGCAAGGAGACGCCGTTCCCGACTCCGGACCCATCGCTGCTGGCCACGCCGACCGCGTCGCCCACCAGCGGCAGCGACATGTCGTGGATCACGCCCAAGCTGCAGGCCGAGTTCCTGGCGTACGACTGCAACGATCCGGCGAACGACCCGGCGTCCGCGCCCAAGGACGAGCCGCTGATCACGTGTGACGCGAACAACCAGGCGAAGTACATCCTGGGACCCGTGGAACTGGACGGCTCCTCGATCTCGGACGCCACCTTCGGGTTGCAGTCCAACAACGGGCAGTGGGCCGTCAACCTCAAGTTCGACGATGAGGGCACGAAGACCTTCGGCGACATCAGCCAGCGCCTCTACGGTGCGACGGCGCCGTTGAACCAGTTCGCCTTCGTCCTGGACGGACTCGTGCTCTCCGCACCGTCGATGAACGCGATCATCCTCGACGGCAACCCGAGCATCACCGGCAGCTTCACCCAGGAGAGCTCCAAGACCCTGGCGGACCAGCTCAAGTACGGCGCGCTGCCGCTGAGCTTCGAGGTCGTCAGCTCCGACACGATTTCGGCGACCCTCGGGTCCCAGCAGCTGCAGATCGGTCTGATCACCGGCCTCATCGGTCTCGTGCTCGTGGCGATCTACTCGCTCATCACCTACCGCGCCCTCGGGTTCGTGATCATCGCGTCGCTGGTCGTGATGGGTGTGCTGACCTACCTCGCACTCTGCATCCTGGCGTGGCGCATGGGCTTCCGCCTGTCGCTCGCCGGCGTCGCAGGTCTGATCGTCTCGATCGGCTTCACGGCCGACTCGTTCATCGTGTACTTCGAACGAATACGTGACGAGTTGCGCGACGGCAAGTCGATCACCGGTGCGGTGGAGGACGGCTGGGGTCGTGCCAAACGGACGATCTATATCTCGAAGTCGATCAACATCCTCGCCGCGGTGGTGCTGTACATCCTCGCGGACTCCACGGTGAAGGGATTCGCCTTCACCCTGGGGCTCACCACTGTGATCGACGTGCTCATCTTCATCCTGTTCACCCACCCGGTGATGCAGCTGCTGGCACGCACGAAATTCTTCGGGTCGGGGCATCCGCTCTCCGGACTCGACCCCGAGGCGCTCGGTGCGGTCTACCGCGGGCGCGCACAGTTCCGCGCTCCCGCCGTCGCCGCCGCCAAGGGGCCGCAGGGACGCAAGACCGCACGCTCGCGCGGTGAGGCGGAACGACGGCAGACCATCGCCGAACGCAAGGCCGCTGAACTCACGTCCGCAAGCAAGACCGACGCCTCCCAACCCGGCACCCGCAAGGAGGGAGACGACTGA
- the ruvA gene encoding Holliday junction branch migration protein RuvA yields the protein MISSLRGTAVHLDSDAIVIDVGGVGFHVAVTSQVARTARLGETILLHTYLIVREDALALFGFETRDELSVFTQLLSVSGVGPKAALGTLSTLTIGQIADAVDADDDAPFRRVSGIGPKTAKLIVVQLAGKLDVVRSRVSTGPSAVPDVTAQVAQALMGLGWSERIAAEAVADVAAAASEADRASVPALLRLTLSVLGPARKEPIGG from the coding sequence ATGATCTCTTCGCTGCGCGGCACCGCCGTCCATCTGGACTCGGACGCGATCGTCATCGATGTCGGCGGCGTGGGCTTCCACGTCGCGGTGACCTCACAGGTCGCGCGCACCGCGCGCTTGGGAGAGACGATCCTGCTGCACACGTACCTGATCGTCCGCGAGGACGCGCTCGCGCTGTTCGGGTTCGAGACCCGCGACGAGCTGTCGGTATTCACGCAGCTGCTCAGCGTCTCCGGCGTCGGCCCGAAGGCGGCGCTCGGCACGCTCTCGACACTGACGATCGGGCAGATCGCGGATGCCGTCGACGCCGACGACGACGCACCGTTCCGCCGGGTCTCGGGCATCGGCCCCAAGACCGCGAAGCTCATCGTGGTGCAGCTCGCGGGCAAGCTCGACGTCGTGCGCTCCCGGGTGTCGACCGGGCCGTCCGCCGTGCCCGATGTCACCGCGCAGGTGGCGCAGGCGCTGATGGGGCTCGGCTGGTCCGAGCGGATCGCGGCCGAAGCCGTGGCGGATGTCGCGGCCGCTGCCTCCGAGGCTGACCGTGCGTCCGTGCCCGCGCTGCTGCGCCTCACGCTGTCGGTACTCGGCCCCGCGCGCAAGGAGCCCATCGGTGGATGA
- a CDS encoding DUF1697 domain-containing protein, with translation MTEWVALLRGVNVGGITIRSVDLAEVFRGLGLDEVTTYLASGNVRFTAADTAETRAALKSRIEAGLRERFGYEAWILLVTLDELCAAIDAFPFDAADATRQPWVLFCVDEATRDELTDAAASVASELDPVASGENVVYWNPPKGRTTDTPFAKVLAKARYKAATTNRNLRTLVKIAASGS, from the coding sequence ATGACCGAGTGGGTCGCACTGCTGCGCGGAGTCAACGTAGGCGGGATCACCATCCGTTCCGTCGACCTCGCCGAGGTGTTCCGTGGACTCGGTCTGGACGAGGTCACGACCTACCTCGCCAGCGGCAACGTCCGCTTCACCGCCGCGGACACCGCCGAGACCCGGGCGGCGCTGAAATCGCGCATCGAGGCGGGCCTGCGCGAGCGGTTCGGCTACGAGGCATGGATCCTGCTCGTCACCCTCGATGAGCTGTGCGCGGCGATCGACGCGTTCCCGTTCGACGCCGCCGATGCGACACGGCAGCCGTGGGTGCTCTTCTGCGTGGACGAGGCGACACGTGATGAATTGACGGATGCGGCGGCATCCGTCGCCTCGGAGCTCGACCCTGTCGCGTCCGGTGAGAACGTCGTCTACTGGAATCCGCCGAAGGGGAGGACCACCGACACGCCGTTCGCGAAGGTGCTCGCGAAGGCCCGGTACAAGGCCGCCACGACCAACCGGAACCTGCGGACACTGGTGAAGATCGCCGCATCCGGGTCGTAG
- a CDS encoding RelA/SpoT family protein produces MTETTPVAQSSSLRRLVPRIFSRSGRRDGMELLLRTVRTHHPKGDLSIIERAYAVADRAHEGQKRQSGEPYITHPLAVAQILADLGLGPKAIAAALLHDTVEDTEYRLDTLTAEFGDEVAMLVDGVTKLDKVKYGESAQAETVRKMIVAMSRDIRVLLIKLADRLHNARTWGFVAPEKSRRKATETLEIYAPLAHRLGIQTIKSELEELSFAVLHPKLYVEIESLVKQRTPQREQYVQNVIESVESDLRELRIRGRVEGRPKQLYSVYQKMVVRGREFDDIYDLIGIRVLVNTVRDCYAVLGAIHARWTPLPGRFKDYIATPKFNLYQSLHTTVIGPGGRTVEIQIRTNEMHQQAEYGVAAHWKYKERIGSGKADAKSLDADMAWLAHISDWQAETADPGEFLDSLRFEIGAKEVYVFTPKGRVIGLPAGATPVDFAYAVHTEVGHRTMGAKVNGRLVPLESELTSGDVVEVFTSKNPDAGPSQDWLSFVKSTRARSKIRGWFTKERREEAVEQGKEAIARAMRRQNLPLQRLMSQDSFSEVAHQLKYEDVSALYAAVGEGHVSTQSVIEKVTSLVSANDTATGPIDLPQIGRARRPRDGDSGILVRGAPDILVKLAKCCTPVPGDEIIGFVTRGSGVSVHRSDCTNVKSLMDDPQRLIDVEWAPTTKSIFLVQIQVEALDRSGLLSDVTRVLSEHHVNILSATVSTTNDRLALSRFVFEMGDIVHLDRVLNAVRRIDAVYDVYRVTSS; encoded by the coding sequence GTGACCGAGACCACTCCTGTCGCGCAATCTTCCTCGCTGCGGCGACTCGTTCCGCGCATCTTCTCGCGGTCCGGCCGTCGCGACGGAATGGAGCTGCTGCTCCGCACGGTGCGCACGCATCACCCCAAGGGTGATCTGTCGATCATCGAGCGCGCATACGCGGTCGCGGATCGTGCGCACGAGGGACAGAAGCGCCAGAGCGGCGAGCCGTACATCACGCACCCGCTCGCAGTCGCGCAGATCCTCGCCGACCTCGGGCTGGGCCCGAAGGCGATCGCCGCCGCGCTGCTGCACGACACCGTCGAAGACACCGAGTATCGGCTCGACACGCTGACCGCCGAGTTCGGCGACGAGGTCGCGATGCTCGTGGACGGCGTCACGAAGCTGGACAAGGTCAAGTACGGCGAGAGCGCCCAGGCCGAGACCGTCCGCAAGATGATCGTGGCGATGTCCCGCGACATCCGCGTTCTGCTCATCAAGCTCGCCGACCGTCTGCACAACGCCCGTACGTGGGGCTTCGTCGCCCCGGAGAAGTCCCGCCGCAAGGCGACCGAGACGCTCGAGATCTACGCCCCGCTCGCGCACCGTCTGGGCATCCAGACCATCAAGTCCGAGCTCGAGGAGCTCTCGTTCGCTGTGCTGCACCCGAAGCTCTACGTCGAGATCGAGAGCCTGGTCAAGCAGCGCACCCCGCAGCGCGAGCAGTACGTGCAGAACGTCATCGAATCCGTGGAGTCGGATCTGCGCGAGCTGCGCATCCGCGGCCGCGTCGAGGGCCGGCCCAAGCAGCTGTACTCCGTGTACCAGAAGATGGTCGTGCGAGGCCGCGAGTTCGACGACATCTACGACCTCATCGGCATCCGTGTGCTCGTCAACACGGTGCGCGACTGCTACGCGGTGCTGGGGGCGATCCACGCCCGTTGGACGCCGCTTCCCGGTCGGTTCAAGGACTACATCGCGACGCCGAAGTTCAACCTCTACCAGTCGCTGCACACGACCGTGATCGGTCCCGGCGGGCGCACGGTCGAGATCCAGATCCGCACCAACGAGATGCACCAGCAGGCCGAGTACGGCGTGGCGGCGCATTGGAAGTACAAGGAGCGGATCGGCAGCGGCAAGGCAGACGCGAAGTCGCTCGATGCCGACATGGCCTGGCTCGCGCACATCTCGGACTGGCAGGCAGAAACCGCAGACCCGGGCGAGTTCCTCGACTCGCTGCGCTTCGAGATCGGCGCGAAGGAGGTCTACGTCTTCACGCCCAAGGGTCGTGTCATCGGCCTTCCGGCCGGCGCGACCCCCGTCGACTTCGCCTACGCCGTGCACACCGAGGTCGGCCACCGCACCATGGGCGCGAAGGTCAACGGCCGCCTGGTGCCGCTCGAGTCCGAGCTGACCAGCGGCGATGTCGTCGAGGTGTTCACCTCCAAGAACCCGGATGCCGGACCCAGCCAGGACTGGCTGAGCTTCGTCAAGAGCACGCGCGCCCGCAGCAAGATCCGGGGCTGGTTCACGAAGGAGCGCCGCGAAGAGGCCGTCGAGCAGGGCAAGGAGGCCATCGCCCGCGCGATGCGCCGCCAGAACCTGCCGCTGCAGCGCCTGATGAGCCAGGACTCCTTCTCCGAGGTCGCCCATCAGCTGAAGTACGAGGACGTCTCCGCCCTCTACGCCGCCGTCGGCGAGGGCCATGTCTCCACCCAGTCCGTGATCGAGAAGGTCACCTCGCTCGTCAGCGCCAACGACACCGCGACCGGTCCGATCGATCTGCCGCAGATCGGGCGGGCACGCCGTCCGCGCGACGGCGACTCGGGCATCCTCGTGCGCGGGGCGCCAGACATCCTGGTCAAGCTCGCCAAGTGCTGCACGCCGGTGCCGGGTGACGAGATCATCGGCTTCGTGACGCGCGGCAGCGGCGTGTCTGTCCACCGCAGCGACTGCACGAACGTCAAGTCGTTGATGGATGACCCGCAGCGCCTCATCGACGTCGAGTGGGCGCCGACGACCAAGAGCATCTTCCTCGTGCAGATCCAGGTCGAGGCCCTCGACCGCTCGGGCCTGCTGAGCGATGTCACGCGCGTGCTCAGCGAGCATCACGTCAACATCCTGTCGGCGACAGTGTCCACGACGAACGATCGCCTGGCTCTCAGCCGGTTCGTGTTCGAGATGGGCGACATCGTCCACTTGGACCGCGTGCTGAACGCCGTACGGCGCATCGATGCGGTCTACGACGTGTACCGCGTCACCTCGTCCTGA